A genomic region of Xiphophorus couchianus chromosome 9, X_couchianus-1.0, whole genome shotgun sequence contains the following coding sequences:
- the LOC114150458 gene encoding T-cell acute lymphocytic leukemia protein 1 homolog: MIPDFLRILHETEMLRETRDPDSCVPVKQTGSPYEMSTSDGSRPLGVHRVFTNSRERRRQQNVNGAFAELRRLIPTHPPDRKLSKNDILRHALRYIHFLDRLLVDQEDGGLQGAPSPRWAQSSEDGDSNGVLEQQRYLHRYQVQLSSQSEPTDGQTLPRLEAELETSSGVWLLY; the protein is encoded by the exons ATGATTCCGGACTTTCTGCGGATCCTCCACGAGACAGAAATGCTGCGCGAGAccag aGATCCAGATTCCTGCGTCCCGGTGAAGCAGACAGGAAGTCCGTATGAGATGAGCACCAGTGATG GGTCGCGACCCCTGGGCGTCCATCGGGTCTTCACCAACAGTCGGGAGCGCCGGCGCCAGCAGAACGTCAACGGGGCGTTCGCCGAGCTGCGGCGCCTCATCCCCACTCACCCCCCCGACAGGAAGCTGAGCAAGAACGACATCCTGCGCCACGCGCTGCGCTACATCCACTTCCTGGACCGGCTGCTGGTGGACCAGGAGGACGgcggcctgcagggggcgcctTCGCCCCGCTGGGCCCAGAGCTCAGAGGACGGAGACTCTAACGGCGTGTTGGAGCAGCAGCGCTACCTGCACCGCTACCAGGTGCAGctgagcagccaatcagaacccaCCGACGGCCAGACCCTTCCCAGACTGGAAGCTGAACTGGAAACCAGTTCTGGTGTTTGGCTTTTATATTAA